The sequence TGTAGCTTTCACCATAATATTTCATCTAGCTAGGCAATTTCAGAGGAAGTtacaaaacataatgttttgTACACTGTGTAATTATGAAGACCGTTCTTCAAAAGCGATTGTTACGTGGATGAAATATTTAGTAGCTGGCAGCACTGAACATATTCAAACCATAAAAATGGGAGAATTCATTATTTTAGCCACTCAGAAGACTCATTCATTCAATTATATTCATAGCATTTATGGACTGCAGCATCAAATTATGTTGGACACACTGTGTAGCCATTGAAAACCAAGGTCACTCCATTATTAAGACCTCTGGGAATTGTTGAAGTCACATTAGTGCCTGCTATTGCTCCTAAAAACCTGTTCCCTTAAAATCAGCTATAGTGGTCATAAAGTCGTCACAGTAAGTGGAATAAGTCAATAATTCCAAAAGGAATGACTCCTCCACAGTCGGCCAGTGGATCAATTCCAATTTGAGTGCTTTTGCAAATGCTTGTTCTTTGGTCCATGTTCCAGTAGCAGAGAAATATGCCTTTCCATTTTAGTGGGATTGATGATGGCAGTGCTTAAGACAGCAGACAGCTTTAAAATTCATCTATGATTCAActgtatacaaaaaaaaaaaaaagtttataaaTGGGAATTGGAGCTGCAGATGTATCATACAATAGTGATATGAATTGTCCACTGGGATTTACGTTGTCCTGGTAGACAATGTCAAAGTGGTtaattttatgcttttgttaGAAACTGTATCACACATCTTTTAGGCTAAAAAAGTGCAGCATTTCAGGAGATAGGCTTACTCCTGTGAGTAAGATGAGAGAACCACTTACATCTATCCACTTCATATAAAACCAGTGACAGGACATAGTAAGCTCAGGTGAAAGCAGGAGAACTTGGCTCTCTCAAAGAGAACAAAATGTCCCTGTCATCACATCTAAATCCAATAAACAATTTGtatcttatttatttagccTATACAAAAACTAAAGTGTAAAAATTACAAGCTGCAGTTTAAGCAGGGTATGAGCAATACTTTTTTGGCCTTGAGTGGTGACTTTATGGAGTGGAGTGGGTTAACAGGTTACACCCATCTGGTGATGACAACACTCTAGAAAGTCAGTGCCCTCAGCCAAGAAATACTTCACCTCATAACTGTCCATAAAACTGtaactttgtcattttttgtgcAGCTTCAACAAAGTATATTGTGTCATTAATGATGGAACTAGTTTAAAGGTTCTGGTAGACAGATATTTTTATGCTTTGTCAGAGCCAGGCCAGCTGTTTCTCCCTATTTCCAATTGTTATGCTCCCCTGGCttcagcttcatatttagcatgTAGATAAAAGAACGGTATTGATCATTTCATCCAACTCTAGACAAGAAAGCAGATAAGCATATTTTCCTAAATgaaacactgctgctgtaaatacagACAGACCACATAAAGAGTTACACCCAAAATACCATGACAATATTAAGACTGTAAAATATATCATAATATCAGTGCTACCCAGCTCAGCTGAAAAGTACTGTTGCTGTAGTTATTAGTATTAGTGGTAAGGTTGCATTAGTTGGTTAAACATATGATCGAAGGTTAGAGTTACAAGGCTTTGATGTTCATCCTCTCTCTGAAAGACTTCCCCAGTTTGCTCCTCGGTGCAGGAACCGGACCAGGGCCGTGACTGGCTCTGGCAAAACCTTGTTCAGATGTGGTTTCAGGGCTCTGGTTCGGGTACTTAAGTTGCTTGATGGGGGGCTGAGGCTGGCCTTGAGGTTGTACGTCGAGGATGCCCAATGGAGCGTTTTTCCTGCTGAGGGCCGCGGTGCCTCCAGCACTGTTCCGCTGGAGCTGCTGGATGATGGCAGAAAACTTGGCATCCAGAGATGGTCTGCCAGTTTTGGACCTTGTTGCTGGGCGTGACGGGCAAGTGCCAGAGTTCTCCTTCTCCTGGTATGAGGGAGGAGGATGACGAAGAGAAGCAGGGACAGGAGGTGTGGCTGGGTGAGTGGGAGGAGCATAAGGCTCTATGTTAGATGGAGGGAGAGGGGCGCGCCGCTTCTTGCTGCCGGTAGATGTAGGGCAGGTATTGGGGATGGGGCTTGAAAAAGGAGTGGAGGTTTTGCTCTGGGACAGAACACTCTTCTGTACTACCACTGAATGGGACCCATCAAACAGAGTGGACCATCTAGGtgcctccctctcctcttcatGACCAATAAGAAAGCGGCCATCTGTCTCTTCTATCTTGTTGTGGATAATATCTGTGATGCCCTCAAACTTGCCAGGAGAATTTATACCTTcaagccaaacaaacaaaaaaaaaaacaaaaacaaaacactgaaataaagtCTAACAAATTACATCTTTTTCCATGCTTtatgatgtaaaaataatataataaaatataatgaaggACACACATATTCTAATATTCTTATTAGGATGTAAAAGGATTTCGTTTTCATGCATCCCCACTGAATTTAAGACTATTGTGCATGTTGAATagaataaattaattttcaagGTTGTGTTCTAAGCACTTACATccttcataaataaataaattgcaaaTGAAAATCCTGCACAACATCCAGCATCAAGCAGTGAATTATCAATCTATGTCGAACTCTCTTCAACTGCTCCAATTACTCTACTCACTGAGGTCGTTGTAAACAGAGTCAGCCTGCTTGGTAAGGAAGAGAGATGGTTTCCGCTGTGACACGACCTCGATCTCCATTAGCTGGTCACAACAATGCAGCCACTGGCCTGGTTGTAAACAAAGAGAGGCATGAGCGCCACAGATAAAAGGTTATACTATCTGTTCTTGCTAAAAGAAGTTTAATATATGTGCAGACACTTTTCTCATTCAAGCTAATGTACAAGCACTAAAAACTCTATCCATTATCTAACATATTGAACCTTTTATACAAACATGTCCCTGCTGTGTATACACATATACTTATAGAcctatagttttttttttttttaaaaagacatacatacatacatgctgCTGCATGTTCACAAATACACTCACTCTGATCATATAGGTGCTGGTGAAGAGCATCCAGCCAGTCTTCCAGCTCCTCTCTGGTGTCTGTGGTGAAGGTCATGGTCTGAGATCCACCTGGTGAAGGGTTGATAATAGACAAAGTCCTGGATTTCTGGACTGCTGACTCCTTCTCCATCACACGGATCCGGGTGTCCTGTGGAAACACACAACTAATTTATCATAAACTGAAAATGAGTCCCATAGCATACAAATGAAAGCTATGTCTGAGGTAATACACTAAAAAGGACATTGCTGatattgcagaaaaaaaaaaaacaaattcagcaGCAAAATGCCAAAGATGCTGACAGGATTGCAATGAGTAAATGTGGCTGTTAGTATTTTGGCTATTCTGCAAATGTTAGGAAAAATCTGAACTGAGATTTAAATCAATAACGACAAATATAGCTGGtgttctttacatttttacttttctgcctttccatttatttatttgatagGTAAAGATAGATATGGCAGATTCGTTTATTGCAGTAGTATCACGTTTTGAAAGTAGGCAACACAACCAAacacctatttttttttttaaattttgaagtatttttctGTCTTACCTTGTTGATGGGTACATTAAGTGTGGGCTGCACTTTAGCATCAATTTCTTCTGGGGTAAAGTAGCAGGATAAAAATCCAGCCCTCAAGACACAGTAGAGGCTGCAGCAGCGGTTCATCCCCTCCACACTTTGCTGGAGGACACCAGGAAGAAACAATGGGACTGGAGTATTTCACCTTAGGGGCTAATAACTATAACAGCACTCAGCTCACCTTCTGGCTCAGGTAGCTGCTCATCATGCTCTGTGTCATACAGGCAGGTTGGGCCACCAACTGGCAGCAGAGGTTGCCATAAAGTGGAAGCCAAGATGACCACTCAGCTGTGGAGGTTAAGaacaacagtaacaataaaccCCAGGCAACAGAGCAATTTACATATGTTAATGAAAATTAATTACTCTATCTATTATATCATAATACAGGCTctaaagaataaacagaatatGAAGTGATAAGAAAGAACcaaagtaatattttttttaagttataaAAAGATCTAGGATTTACACAAGGCCTCTCATTAGAAGAATCtaaaaacaatcatttaaaaactcatAATATGCATGGTTGAAACTTATTTGAAAAGTTTACTCCTAAAATTAGAGGTGTTTAACAAATACCTGCCTGGGCACCAACTTTCTTATCCAATTaatcacacacagaaagaaaagtaatCCACGCTAAACTTCAATCAGAAGTTATGTTATTTAATTTCAGCTTTCAGTTTTAATGGTGTAAAAGTGTTGCACCATTACAACAGAACTGAATCAAATCGGGAGCTAAAAAGTATAATCCCTTAATAATATCCCCTGATATCACATTTCTGTACCTTTGTTTCTTACCGTTTTGGAGGACAATGAGGGAGTGAGACTGAAAACTGCCTTCAGCCTCAGGCAGACACAGGGTAGTGTAGGCCAACAGGCTGTATTTGGCTCCACTGGTACAggtggaaacaaacacatatgcagAGTTTTACATTCTTTCAAATATACTGCATTTACTTTATTTGGCCCTTTGCTTCCCAGGTAACCATAAACGATCCATGGTTAAGTGTAACCTTAAGAGTATCAAACCTCAAAAGATGCTCCAATATACAAAGACACTAACCCTTTAACcccaacatgcacacaaacccTACAGtattgttttttgaaaaattcTCTCCTCGTTCAAAGGTCCAAAAATCCCAGTGTTTGTCCTCCTGCTGAACAGGTGGTACCGATCACAGATGTTTAGCTCAGTGTCACCTGATGCTCTCCATGCTGTTAAGTATACTTTTCCACTCAGACACAAATGAAATACAGGCAGGAACATTAAGAGACTGTACTTTTCAATAAAATTGTGCAATTTAatgggaaaaagaaaatcagtgaTAGAACAAATATTTGTGTAAGCCTTATTTCAGTCCGTGCTTAGTGTGATTTGTTTACCCACCCACTGAGTGAGCTTGCTGTTACACccttttttttacagtaacaaCCCATAATCAAGTTAGTTCCTAACTGCAAAAAACTTAAACAGTGAGCCAAGggtctgtaaatgtttttatggaGTAACACAATACATACGGGGGTATGGGATTCTGCTGGAGGAAGGTGTCAGGGTCTGgagtgtccagcagagggcaaaGCTTTTTCCCAGCAGCTTTGCCAAAGGAGCTGCGGAACTTCTTGGCCAGCTTCTTTGGCGTGTTCACTAACATGAGCTCTTCCTCCAGGGCACAGCTCCACAGCTCCACCTTCAGCTCAAACTGAGGAACTGCTTCTTTACTATGAGATAGGCACAAGAAACTACATTAAGGGTGTAAACATGAAAATCATAAACCAAGGCATATTAAGATATGACTGTAAATAAACCaccaacaaaaatacatttcacttcAAAGACACTGTATAGAATTAAAGTCTATTTATATTGCTAAATAAAGAACAATTTTCCAGCAATATGTTATTAATAAAACTTACTAAGTGTACTAAGTGTAGTACTCTACATACtagaagtgtaaaaaaaaaaaaacacttacaaGACAGTGACTCCCTCAAAGCAGATGTCAGTGACTGATCTGTCCACCACCACCATCTCTGTGTCAAACACATCTGAGCCCAGCTGGATCAGACAGAACGCTGCCACTCGGCGGGAGCCTAATAAATGCAAGCAATGGTGCACAGACTAGTACAGACTAATATCAAGAGCCAAAGCTAAACAGGAGGCAGGAATTTTACCCAGACAAGGACAAACTTACTCCCTCTGTTGTTAAAGTGGTCTGAATCTCTCCACAGCAAAGGAATACGCAGCCCTGCATCAGCggacaggaggagaaaaatccTGTTCACAAAGTTGCTAAAATGCACTATATGGatattttgtgaaaatacaTCACCTTCAAAACTATTACCTATTGACTTCaatttgtgctgtattttttaaGAGGTACCAGTGCTGAATGATAATGGGCATACTGGGTACACTACATATCTTACCAGACAATGCAATTGTCCCATTACAGGGTGTGCGGCCACCTGAAACTGGATCTGAATGtctgaaatgaaatatgttaaTTTACCATTAATCACATATTAACTGTCTCCAAAACACACTCTGCCCTACTTTATGTCAgtgcttgatttttttcttctcccccCCATGCTAAAATTTACTCAACCTTATAATTTTGCACActaaaaaatgaaacatctcCAACaccagaaaacacagtaaaggtTTTTACCTGCTGGCTGCTCCCATAATGCcctgctcctctttcttcttctgattTAGATATGCCTTGATCCTGGCATTGCAAGTCAGCAGATTCTTGGAAGCGTTAAGAACCTGCTCTCTCTTGCTGCAGGCAAGCAGCAGTTTGTAGGCCCCCTCACGCATTCGCATTTCAAAGTCAATCTTTTCTTGTATGTTAGAGTTTTTCTTGGACATAAAATACACAGGAGAAATTTCAAAATGACCAAATGAATccacatcaaaacaaacaccagCATTGCTATGATGTTCTCAGTGGGGTTAGTCCATCAAGCAATACGCTATAATAGAAAGGAAGCGACGGACATGATTTACttcaattcaaatcaaattaaaatttattgTCACGTGCACAGTAAGGAAAAATATGATGAGCACAGACATGATGATTTTGCTGAACTGCAGGGAGTTAGACGCTTTATTGAATGTGGTTTTTAGCAAGAAAAAAGGCACAGTGGTGATGTCAAGTTCACAAGTAATGCACATACTTTTCATATGTGTTAACATAGACTGCAGAAGGACGTTTTCTGGCTAAGGCTTTCAGAGTTGACTGTGACTGACATTAGACATTATATTACAAGGCTCTCATGAAATGTGTTCATATAGCAGCACTGTTATCCCATCCAGCTATTACCCCTGTTCATTTGATAAGGATAGGCCGATCTAGGGCTGCAACAAGCAGTTATcttcattatcaattaatctTTTAATTACTGTCACGATTAATGGAAAAATGGTTAACGGCAGCACGGTGGactagtggttagcactgttgccttgcAGCAAGAAGGTTCATGGTTCGAAACCCTTTCTATGcgcttgtgtgggttttctcctgacacggtccaaaaacatgttgcccataggagtgagtgtgtgtggttgtttgtctctatgtggccctgtgatggactggtgacctgtccaggtgtacctctgcctttcacccaaagagagctgcaCCTTGCTATCTGCAGTGTCATTACGACCTGGTCTGAGCGGTGTTTGTGCAAACACAAGCACTGAACAATGCTTAGCTCTGCTTTCAGGGAAGTGAATAAAAGGGCACCTCCCTGCTGGAAAACTGGCCACCGAGGTTATATTTGTTCCAGGGAACTGAGGCACATAATAGGAAATCCAAGTCCTTATTTAGAAATTATTTCAACTCAGATCGTTTTTGTAAATCGCTGCACTTTGTACCCCCATGAAATGGATCGTCATTCTAGGCTAATATTGACgcaaaacatacaaaagcacTTTGCTTCTCTTTACCTCTGTTCGCAGGATAAAGGCACTCTGTCGTATTTTCTTCCGTTTAATCTCCATAGCCATCGCGGAACCAGGCGAAGAAAACGACCTGGAGCCTCCGTTTCGATTAGCTGTTTGAATGTCCCGCTGCTCCTCCATATTGTCCGTCTATTCGCTGAGAAACAAAACGAACAGCGCATTCCTGATACAGCTAACGCCCCTCCAAAGGAGAGGTCGGCTCGATTTGTGTCACCGTATCTACCGGAACGAATATATAGTCGAGTAAACAactataataatgataataataataataataataataataataaggaacATTTGGAGAACTTTAACAATGTAATTCCCAATAAGGATCGGTTTACTTGTCTAATATCCTGAAGATAAATTCAGGATAATTTCATAATCCATGTTTCACAGACACACCCGACTTTACAACTAAAATAAAGTGATTTAGGGAAccaagtattttaaaaaaaatatttatatcatCAAATATTAATAAGTACACAGGGTCACACGTtgtttcaaaaataaacatcaaactAACGCCCCGCCTTTCCAGACGGCACTTGTACAGGTATAAACCGAGTGCTCTCCAGGGACAGAGAGCGAGAGCGTCATTGTAGCAAATTTTTTTAGATagtaaaaaaatatctgtttaaaacacttatttttagtaaaaaatatacatttaaatgcagtttaaGATGCTGGAGAATGTATAATTAATTATGGGCAGCGtttaattttcacttttgtagCAGAACGTATGTCACTCTAAATGCACTAATGATGCACTATCGTTTCAGATGTGAATGTTTAATATTCATTCAGTCCAATTACAACAAGTTCATTTACGCTACAGCAACAAAAGACCCTGAAACGTGACTAGGGAGTCCAGGAAACCCGCCCACCAGGAAACCCGCCCACCCGGTTCTGGCTGACATGGGCTTCTTCTTCTGGTCGAGTTGGAAGCATCCACGGTTGGAAGTGTAGACGCAGGCGCTGCTGAGGATGAGGAAGGTGAATCCAGACACAAAACCCCAAACACCGGAAATTGCGACATCACATTACAAGTTTAAAAGGAGGGTTTTTGACAATCAACCCTGTCTGCGCACAGTGCACAGGTCACAGCTATGTGATCATATGTAGAACGTTTTCTTTACATCGCCTGCACAATTTATCATAAAATTAGGAACTCTCATTGCACTTGCAGCTGATGCGTAAGAGCCTGGTCACTATGAAACAGAACACATAGGCTCAGTTGTTAAACTTTTAAGTTTAGCCTCAGGTGCTGAAACCTTGGAAATCCACAGCTTGACTTTCCTATTTCCTGATTTCCCTCTTAAGAAGTCAAACTAAACAAATCAAAgaagttaataaaataatttcaaatttatattttactacAACGACTAAACTGCATCATCAATTTAACATTTACTGTCTTATTATTTTAGTCTTCTTTAACGACAGTAGGAAAGTTTTCTAACtttaattaaatatgaaatgGTTTAATgataatgtaaaacattttaagctGTGCAATCTTTTCCATTATGTTGGGACTAGGGGTGCAACTAACCTTCTTTGTTGCTGATTATAGTTAGCGCTTATATAAGAAATTAACTAAATATATATGATTAATAGTTAGATCGATAAgcaataatagtaataaattGATCATTTCAACATCTTTTTCAGGTGCTGTTCTGAGATTTTAGGGAAGTTGAAGTCTATTGCTTCGCAATCTCTGATCACGTGATTAATTGTGCATATGGTTGTCTTGATACAAGTGGGTCATAATGAGGAGAGTGAGTAAATTGCCTGCTTACCAACACAGCTTCAACATAACCTTCAAGTTATTATTTACTGCAACTCATATAGCAGTCAAACTGTTTGACTGGATTTAAGACTTTTTGTTTATAAAGTTTTATTTGCAACAATTAACACTTGCTGGAAAACAAATTTACATTAATTCtgaaaaaaagtaatttgttCACTGAATTATTGTTCTACAACACTAACCTGACAGAAGACCTGAGACCCCCAAACTGTGAGTTCACATTTCTGTGCACACCGCCTTCGCtctgactttattttgaaggtaaTACCCGGAAGTCGTCAGTCATATGCCCACTGCTTTGACGCTTCTCTGACGTCGCCTCGTTCGCCGCCGCTGTTTCGCAGGGAGCGACGTTATTGCTGAGCAACGGGCGGAGAGAAGGCCGCCGCAACGGCAGGGCTgggctccacacacacaccttcagcaGCAACACACGCCAGAAAGGAAAGGGGGTAAGTGACGAGCGGACTTTGACTTTTATTCAGCTAACAGGGGG is a genomic window of Mastacembelus armatus chromosome 15, fMasArm1.2, whole genome shotgun sequence containing:
- the rtkn2 gene encoding rhotekin-2; translated protein: MEEQRDIQTANRNGGSRSFSSPGSAMAMEIKRKKIRQSAFILRTEKNSNIQEKIDFEMRMREGAYKLLLACSKREQVLNASKNLLTCNARIKAYLNQKKKEEQGIMGAASRHSDPVSGGRTPCNGTIALSGLRIPLLWRDSDHFNNRGSSRRVAAFCLIQLGSDVFDTEMVVVDRSVTDICFEGVTVFKEAVPQFELKVELWSCALEEELMLVNTPKKLAKKFRSSFGKAAGKKLCPLLDTPDPDTFLQQNPIPPGAKYSLLAYTTLCLPEAEGSFQSHSLIVLQNAEWSSWLPLYGNLCCQLVAQPACMTQSMMSSYLSQKQSVEGMNRCCSLYCVLRAGFLSCYFTPEEIDAKVQPTLNVPINKDTRIRVMEKESAVQKSRTLSIINPSPGGSQTMTFTTDTREELEDWLDALHQHLYDQSQWLHCCDQLMEIEVVSQRKPSLFLTKQADSVYNDLSINSPGKFEGITDIIHNKIEETDGRFLIGHEEEREAPRWSTLFDGSHSVVVQKSVLSQSKTSTPFSSPIPNTCPTSTGSKKRRAPLPPSNIEPYAPPTHPATPPVPASLRHPPPSYQEKENSGTCPSRPATRSKTGRPSLDAKFSAIIQQLQRNSAGGTAALSRKNAPLGILDVQPQGQPQPPIKQLKYPNQSPETTSEQGFARASHGPGPVPAPRSKLGKSFRERMNIKAL